A region of the Exiguobacterium aurantiacum DSM 6208 genome:
TTCGCATCCGTCAAGGCGAGACGAGCTTGATCGTGAAGCAAGCCCTTCCGTACGCGAAAGTCGTCGGAGAGAGCTGGCCGCTCACGCTCGATCGGGCCTGGATCGAGCAGTTGGCGCTTCGGGAGTTCGCTGAAGTCGTTCCACGATTCGTACCACGAGTGATCGGGAGCGACCGCGCCCTCGCCTACACGATTTTAGAGGATTTGTCTGAATATGATATCGTCCGCACCGGTTATCTCGAAGGGAAGACGTATCCGGAGCTGGCCCGTCACGTCGGCGAGTTTTTAGGGGAGACGCTGTTCGTCACGTCCGACTATGCGGCCGGACCAATCGAAAAGAAACGAAAAGAGCGGGAGTATTACAACCCGGAACTGTGCGACATCACAGAAAAACTCATCTTCACCGACCCGTATAAAGATGCCGAATCGAACAACATCGAGGCGGAGCTTCGCCCGGACGTCGAGCGTTTGTGGCAAGACAAGGCGCTGAAAGTCGAAGTGGCAAAACTGAAAGTCGGGTTCGTCACGAAACATGACGCCTTGCTTCACGGCGACTTACATACCGGCAGCATCTTCGCGACGTCACAGGAAACGAAAATCATCGACCCGGAGTTCGCGTTTTACGGACCGTTCGGTTTTGACGTCGGTCAAATCATCGCTCATTTGACGCTTGCGACGTTCCACGATCCGCTCAAGCGGTTCGAACGGTTCACCGACGTCCTCACCGTCTGGGAGACGTTCGAGAAGACGTTCCGTCACAACTTCACGAGCGCCGTCGAGCCGTTCAATACGGAAGGGTACGTCGACGACTTGCTCGAAACAATCTTCAGCGACACGATCGGCTACGCCGGTTGCGAGCTCATCCGCCGCGCCATCGGCCTCGCCGGCGTCGCGGACCTCGAGACGTTACCCGAAGCGGCCCGTCTCGAGCGAAAACGTGATGCGCTCGCCCTCGGCGCCACCCTCATCAAAGAGCGGCACACCGTCGATTCGATTGACGACCTCGTGGCACTCCTCTCGGGGGTGCGCGTATGACCGTCCAAAACATTCGTTTCGACGCATCGACCCATGAGCTGGTCCTTTTAGATCAGACGCTCCTTCCGCACGAGGCGCGTTACGTGACGATCGAGACGCTCGAAGAAGCCGAACGTGCGATTGAGACACTCCAAGTCCGAGGCGCACCGGCGATCGCGTACTTCGGGGCGTTCGTCTTGGCGAAAGAGGCAGGACGATTAGTCGACGACCCGGATTTCACGCGTCGCCTTGAAATCGTCGGACGCCGCTTGATCGCGACACGGCCGACGGCGGTCAACCTTCAAAATGTGATCGAGTCGCTCCTCGAGCTGAACGTCGGGGACGATTTTGAACAGATTGCCGGGGAAATCGAACGACGTGCCGTTGCGTTATATGACCGCGACGTCGACACATATCGCTCTATCGGTGAGCACGCACTGACGGTATTACCGGCAGGTGGGAACATCTTGACGATCTGCAACGCCGGTGCCATCGCGACGTCACGTTACGGTACGGCACTTGCCCCGTTTTATGTCGGTAAAGAGCAAGGCGTCACATTCAACGTCTTCGCCTGTGAGACGCGACCGCTTCTTCAAGGGGCCCGTCTCACAGTCTGGGAGCTCGACCAGGCCGATATCGATGTCACGCTCATCACCGACAATATGGCCGCATGGACGATTCAAGCGAAAGGCGTCGACGCGATCATCGTCGGGGCCGACCGCATCACGCGGACGGGTCACGTCGCCAACAAGATCGGCACGCTCCAACTCGCCGTGCTCGCCAAGCATTACGGGATCCCGTTTTACGTCGCGGCACCTCATTCGACGTTCGATTTGACGGCGGACGATGCGATTGAAATCGAGGAGCGGGACGCGAAAGAAGTGACGCATATCGGTGGCCAGCCGACGGCTCCTGTCGGTATCACCGTCTTCAATCCGGCGTTCGACGTCACGCCGCCTGAGCTCATCACCGGGCTCATCACCGAGGCGGGCGTGTTCGAGGCGAACGAGACGGCCATCACACATCACGTAGGGGGAACGGTTCATGTCTAAAAAACTATTGATTTTACTATTCACGTTCGTGTTGGCGCTCGTCGGCTGCACGAACGAACAAGCGGCGACACCGAAACCGGCCGAGAAGACGCCGGAGACGAAACCGGTGTCCACCTCGAACGGCACGTTGCCGAAAGACATCGACGTCGCCCTGATCATGCAAATGTCGATCGGGACGTTCTCGTCGCAGTACATTAACGGGGTGACCGAGCAAGTCGAATCGTTCGGCGGCAACGTGAAAGTGTATAACGCTGACAACGACTTATCGAAGATGGCGAGTTATGTCGACACGGTGACGACGCAAGGTGTCGATGTCATCTTGATCGACCACGGGCGTGCCGACGCGTTGAAAGAACCGGTCCAACGTGCGCTCGACAAAGGCATCAAAGTCGTCGCGTTCGACAACGATTTGACGAACGAGGGCGTGACCGTTATCGACCAGGACGATTATTCGCTCGCCTGGCGTTCGCTCAAGGCGCTCGCGGAAGATTTGGACGGCGAAGGGAAAATCGTCACGATTTGGGTCGGCGGCTTCACGCCGATGGAACGACGCCACACGATTTATGACGCGTTCTTGAAGCGTTATCCAGGCATCGAAGAAGTGGCCAAATTCGGTTCAGCGACGAACAACACCGCGCTCGACACGCAAAGCCAGATGGAGGCGATTTTGAAGAAGTATCCGGAAGGCGAGATTGACGCCGTGTTCGCGATGTGGGATGAGTTCGCCAAAGGGGCGAGCCGTGCCATCAAACAAGCGGGGCGCGATGAGATTGCCGTCTACGGCATCGATTTGAGCGACGAGGACCTCCAGCTCATGCAAGAAGACGGGAGCCCATGGAAAGTGACGGCGGCGACCGACCCGGCTGAAATCGGTCGTATCCAAGTCCGGTACGCCTATCAAAAACTCGCCGGCGAAGAGACACCGTCGATTCATTCGGTCGACCCATATCTCGTCGATCGTGACGTCTTGCCTGACGAGAAAGTGACAATGGACGACCTCGGTCAATACGTGCCGAACTGGGGCGCGTCAGACGCGGCTTGGTCGGACTGGATGAAATGATGATTCGGCTTGAACGCGTCACTAAACAATACGGGGACGTGACGGTGCTCGACGACGTCACGTTCGGGCTCCGGCGCGGTGAGATCCATGGGCTTCTCGGCTTGAACGGGGCCGGAAAGAGCACGTTAATCAAATTATTGAACGGCACGACGACACCGACGTCTGGGTCCGTCTCTATTGATGACGAGGCGGTCGTGTTCACGCCGGCCGAAGCGATTCGACGCGGGGTCATCACCGTGTCGCAAGAAGTCGATGATGCGCTCTATCTCGATTTACCAGTCTATGAGAACGTCGTGCCGTGGCAGACGGTCGAACGGATTAAACCGCGCGACTTGAAGCAACGGGCGACGGCGTATTTGAAACGTGTCGGCCTCACGATCGATGTGACGAAACCGAGTGGACATTACCCGCTCAGCGTCAAACAACGGATTTTAATTGCAAGAGCGCTTGCGAGCGAAGCGACGTACCTCTTACTCGATGAGCCGACGGCGGCCTTGTCGACGGACGACGCGGCGGCACTGCTCACGTTGTTGCAGTCGCTCGCAGATGAAGGTGTCGGCATCCTTCTCATCACTCACCGCTCCGAGGAGCTGTCGCGTGTCACGACGACGACGACGTTTCTCCGAGATGGGCGACTCGTCTATGAAGGGCCGTTCCAGCCGTTGTCGACAGAAGACGTTCATGCGCTGTTGAGCGGGACGGAATTGGGCGACGATTTAGAAAAGGCGACACCGACGAACGAGGTCCAACTGAAGGCGACACTCACATTACCGACGTTTGGGACCGAGTTGTCCTTCACCGCCTATAAAGGCGAAGTCGTCGGCATCGGCGGCGTGACGGGCAGCGGCAAGACCGAGCTCATCGAGGCGTTGTTCGGTTTGTCCGACGTGAAGCAACACATCGAGCACGGCGGGAAAGTGACGACGGTCCAAACGCCGCGTCAAGCGGTCCGAGCCGGGTTCGCCCTCGTCCCGGAAGAGCGCCGGAAACAAGGACTCTTTCTCGACGACTCGATTGAACGAAACGCGTTAGTCGTTGAAGGCGAGACGAGCGTGTTACAACGCGTCTTGTCCTCGCTTCGTGTCAAATATGCCGATGTTCGACAGCCGGTGCGGGAGCTGAGCGGCGGCAATCAACAAAAAGTCGTCCTCAGCAAATGGTTGTTTCAAGACCGGGACGTGTATTTACTCGACGAGCCGACGAAAGGCGTCGATGTGACGGCGAAACGAGACATTTATGAGCTCGTGACGCAACTGGCCAAAAAAGGCAAGACGGTCATCTTCACGTCGAGTGAGGCGCATGAATTAGAACTCGTCGCCAACCGCACGCTTTGGCTCGACCGCGGCCGCTGGCAGCAGAAAGGAGGGGCATCATATGGCCCAACTCGTACTCAAACCTAAGGCGAGACGATTCACCGGCATCGGTCAATACGGGACGCTGTTCGCGATCCTCGCATTGATTGCGGTCTTCGGCGTGACGAACGACCAGTTCCTGACGTACGCCAATTTCAGCGACATCATCAAATCCGTCTCGATTGTCTCGTTGCTCGCCCTCGGGGTGACATTCTCACTCATCGTCGGCGGATTCGATTTATCGGTCGGTTCGACGGCGAGCCTCGCGACGGTCGGGGCGGCGTCAAGCCTCGTGTTACATAGTCAAGAGCTGCTCGTCGCCTTGCTCGTCCCGATTGTTCTCGGCGTGCTCGTCGGACTGTTGAACGCGCTCGTGACGATCAAATTCCGGTTACCGGACTTGCTTGCGACGCTCGCCATCATGTACGTCATCAATGGGGTCCAGTTGACGTATACGAAAGGCTTCTCGATTTATGACAACATGCCGATTGAAGGGGGGACGGCGTCGGGCCGGTTCATCCCATCGTTCCTCTTCATCGGACAAGGCTCGATCGGGCCGGTCCCGTTCGTCGCCATCTTGATGGTCATCTTCTTCGCCGGGGCGCATCTGTTCTTGACGTATTCGAAGACGGGTCGCGAATTTTATTACGTCGGCTCGAACGTCGAGGCGGCCCGTCGTTCCGGTATCGCCGTCAACCGCATCAAGCTGTACGCCTACGTGTTGAGCGGATTGTTCGCAGCGATTGGCGGCATCATCTTGGCGTCACGGATCGGCACGGGGCAAGTTTCGGCCGGGGCGCCGCTCTTAATGGACGCCGTTGCGGCCGCCTATATCGGCTATGCCGTCTTCGGGACAGGACGACCGAACGTCGTCGGCACGTTGATCGGTGCCGTCTTGATTGGGATCTTGTTGAACGGGCTGACGATGTGGGACGTGCCGTATTATGCCCAAGATATCGTCAAAGGGACCATCTTGATTGCGGCGCTCGGCTTGTCATACATCCAAAAGAAACAGCTGACATAGGAAAAGTCCTCAGAACGCTTAGTTCTGAGGACTTTTTTGGCGTTCCATGCGGATGAAGTCGTACACACTTCCGTTCGTCGGTTGTTGAAACGAACCGGTCTGTTTGAACCCGCACGCCTCATACAGCCGAATGGCCCGTTCGTTGAAGGCGGCGACGGCGAGCGTGATGCGACGGGGCGCGTACGTCGCCTCGATGAAGTCGAGAATCGACGAAAGGAACGCGCGTCCGCCCCCGTTCCCAGTCAAATCGGGTCTCATGCCGAGGCCGATGTCGACCGTCTCCGCCTCCGTTCGTGCGACGCTCACGAAACCGATCAGATCGGTGTCGGACGTGATGGCGAACACCGACTCTCCACGCTGTTCGGCGTCTAGAAATTCGACCAAATCGTCTTCGTCCGCTTCGATGTCGTAAAATACGTAAACGCCTTCGTAATGCCACGTGAAGGCGATCATTTCTGCTTGTTGCTGTGTCAGGACAGCGAATTGATGCGTCATGTGAATTTCCTCGATTCAAGGGCAGGATGGAATGCTACACTCATTATAGTACCACCAACTTGAAGAATGGGGTGACCACATGGGAATCAAGTTAGACATGGTCGGCATCGTCGTCGAAGATATGAAACGGGCGCTCGACTTTTATCGTCTGCTCGGCTTAGCGATCCCGGAAGCGATGGATGGGGAAGCGCACGTCGAGGTCGACGACGGCGGTGTCCGGCTCGCCTTCGACACAGTCGAAGTGGCCGAATCGGTGTACGGGGAATGGAAGCAGGCGACGGGGCACCGGGTCGAACTCGCCTTCTTATGCGACAGCCGAGATGAGTTGGACGCGCGCTATGAAGCGATCGTCGGGCATGGCTATGCCTCGCACCGCGAACCGTGGGATGCGTTTTGGGGGCAACGTTATGCCATCGTCATCGATCCGGACGGAAATCTGATCAGCCTATTCGCAGCATGACAAAACCCTCGCCGGATTCGGCGAGGGTTTATTCGTCTCGTGTCTCGCCCCACGAGCAGAGCGCCTTCATTGCCGGCTGCAGGCTGAGCGCTTCCTCGGTGAGCGAATATTCGACGTGCAGCTGCTTCTCTGTCGAATAGTCGATGCGGCGCACCATGCCGAGCTGTTCGAGTTCACGCAGTTGGTCGGTCAACACTTTGCGGCTGACGTCGGGGATGGCGCGCTGAATGTCTGAGAAACGGCGTGGTCCGTTCTCGAGCGTACAGTACACTTGGGGGCGCCATTTACCGCCGATGATGTCGAGTGCCTTGTTGACAGGGAACGGGGTCGTCATGTTCAGTTTGCCTCGCTTTCGGGTAGTTACTTCAATGTGCGTACTATTTTTCTTGCTTCGATGAAGGTATCGTATCGTTATCCAACAAATTGAGCAAACAAAAAGGAGCGGATCACTTTGACATATCCACGTACATTCTCACATATCGGACTATCGGTCCCGAGTGTGGCGGAAGCAGTTACATTCTATGAGGACGTGATGGGCTGGTACACGATCATGCAACCGTCGGACGTCGTCGAGGACGACTCGCCGATCGGCGTCATGTGCACCGACGTGTTCGGTCCGGGCTGGGGCAGTTTCAAAATCGCCCACATGTCGACCGGTGACAAGATCGGCATCGAGCTGTTCGAGTTCCCGAATAATGAGAAACCGGAGGACAATTTCGAGTTCTGGAAGACGGGCATCTTCCACTACTGCGTTCAAGACCCGGACATCGAGGGACTCGTCGAGAAAATCGTCGCCCATGGCGGCAAACAACGGATGCCGATCCGGGAGTATTACCCGGGCGATAAGCCGTACCGGATGGTGTACTGTGAAGACCCGTTCGGTAACCTCGTCGAGATTTACTCACACTCTTATGAACTGACGTATTCGGAAGGAGCGTATTGATTATGAAGGCATGGTTACTCGATCAACCTGGACTCGAACATTTACACCTCGGGGAGACGGAGCGCCCGACACCGGGAGCAGGCGAACTGCTCATCAAAGTCGAAGCGGTCGCATTGAACCCGGTCGACTATAAAGTCGGCACGAACGGCAACCCGAACTGGTCGTACCCGCACATCCTCGGGGTCGACCTCGTCGGGGAAGTCGTCGAAGTCGGCTCGAGCCTCGCCAACATCATCACCGGTTCACGTGTCGCCGTCCATACGAGTCTCGGAAATAACGGCGGCTTCGCCGAGTATGCGGTCGTCGACGCGCGCGCCTGCGCCGTCGTTCCGCCTGACGTGAGCGATGAGGCGGCAGCGGCCATCCTCTGTGCCGGTATGACGGCGTATGAGGCGGTCATGCAGAAGTTGAACACGCGCGACAAAGAGACGATTCTCGTCCACGCCGGGGCGGGCGGAGTCGGCGGCTATGCGATCCAACTTGCGAAGAAACTTGGGCTTAAGGTATTCACGACGGCGTCGCCTGACAATTTTGACTGGGTGAAAGCGCTCGGTGCCGATGTCGCCATCGACTATAACACGGAAGACGTGACGGAAAGGATCATGGAAGAGACGGACGGCCGCGGTGTCGACCTCATCTTAAACACGGTCGGTCGTGACGTCGCGACAGCCGACCTCGACCGGCTCGCCTTCAGCGGACAGCTTGCCTACATCGCCGGTCCACCGGATACGTCGAACGTGAAAGGCTTTACGCTCTCGCCGTCCATCCATGAGGTCGCCCTCGGTGCGGCCCACGCGAGTGAGGATGAGCGCGCCATCCGCAACTTGGCGTATATGGCCGAAGAGTTGATGAAGCTGCTCGAGGCGGGCGAGTTGAACGCTCTCGTCACGGACGTTTTGCCGTTCGATCGGTTGAAAGATGGTTTGGAACAACTGCAAACACGAAAAGTACGCGGGAAATTGATCGTCCGGGTACGCGATTAATCATCGTGCCTCCTATCTATGGATAGGGGGCTATTTTTGGAGGGGATGACATGGATTTACGCACATCGTATCAACAGACGTCGCATCAACTGAGCGGTCACGGCAGACGGAACGTCGGCGTCTTGCAACAGGCGTTCGCCGACGTTGATCCGAATCAGGCGAGCGACCATTACGGGACGGGCGAAGCGATTGAGCGGTTCGAGCAGAAACTGGCGCAAGAACTCGGCACGGAAGACGCCATCTTCTTCCCGAGCGGCACGATGGCGCAACAGATCGCGTTACGCATTTGGGCGGACGAGACGGAGAACCGACGCGTCGCCTATCATCCGCTCTGTCACCTGGAGATTCACGAACAGGACGGCTTAAAGGAACTGCATCACCTCGAGCCGATCTTGATTGGGGAGTCGGACCGGTTGATGATGTTTGAAGAAGTGCAGGCGCTGCCGGATGTGGCGTGTCTGTTGATTGAGTTGCCGCAACGCGAACTCGGTGGCTACTTGCCAACCTTCACAGAACTTGAGGCAATTAGTCGTCATTGTCGTGAGCGAGGCATTCGTCTACATCTCGATGGGGCGCGCTTGTTCGAGACGCTTCCGTATTATGAGAAGACGGCGGAGGAAGTGTGCGCGCTGTTCGATAGCGTCTACGTCTCGTTTTATAAAGGGATCGGCGGAATCGCCGGCGCCATCTTGGCCGGACCGAAATCGTTCTGTACCGAAGCGAGAGTTTGGAAACGGCGGTACGGCGGGGATTTGATCGGGCTGTACCCGTACATCATCCCGGCCGACTATTACTATGAGCTGCGGAAAGACCGGATGGGGACATACTATGAACAAGCCAAAGCATTCGCACGCCGGTTCAATGCGCTCGACGGTGTCTGGACGACCCCGGACGTCCCGGTGACGAACATGTTTCATCTTCATTTTGAAGGGGAGTATGAGGCGGTCGCGGCATGGATTCAATCCGTTCACATTGAAACTGGGGTCGGAATCACAGGGTATCTCGTCCCACATGACGGCTATTGTTCGACCGAGATCAGTGTCGGGGATGCGGTTGGAGAGATTCACGAAGCGCAACTTGTGCGTCTATTTGAAAGTCTGGACAGAGAAATCTAACACAACAATAAGCACCGCGCCTAAACAGAAGGCTACGGTGCTTATTGTTATCTTGAGACGATTGTATCAAGCCGATCGAGCTGTGAGGCGAAACCTTCGACGGCGCCCATCTCGATGACTTTCTCGAGTGACTCGGCGTCCGTGAACTCGGAGCGACTGACGAGCAACGTCCCACCCGGAATGTCTAAAAATTCGTTCGTAATCGTCATGACCGGAAAGTCGGGATTGACGTGCCCGTCCGCGTCTGAGAACGCATCCGTATAGACGATTTTTCGATGTGGTTTAATCTCGAGGAACGTCGATTTCCCCCATGAATCCATGCCGTAATAATCGCCTTGCTCCTTGTCGACACACGTCATTTTGTAATGCCACGTCCCGCCCGGTTCGAATTCGAACGTGCGTACCTCGGTCTTCCATCCGGCCGGACCCCACCAGGATTCGAGATGGGTCGGACTCGAGAAGGCTTCGAACACGAGCTCGTGCGGTGCCCGGAAGCTACGTTCGACGACGAGCGTGTTGCCTTCCACGTGCGATTTGACAGCCCCCATTGAAATGTCCCCTTTCGTGAAAAAGCGTCTTGACCTCAATGTAGTCCTTATTCCCAGTTTTCGGACAAGTGCAACTTGTTCAGTCAAACAACAAATCGAGCACCGTCTCACCGATGGGGCGTTCCTTTCCTTCGTATGGGAACGAGTGGATATGGATGGCCGGATTGAAGTTCAGCTCGATGATGCCGTAGTCACCTTCACGCTCGAGCGATGGGATCATCATGTCGACGCCGCAAATCGTCGCGCCGACCGCCTTCGCGGCCGCGACCGCGATCTGTTTATACGTGTCGGCAATCCGGTCCGTATAGTCGATGCTATCGCCGCCGGTGCTAATGTTCGAGTTTTCGCGAAGAAAGACGCGCTCTCCGTCCGCGAGCACACTGTCTGGTGTCTTGCCTTGAGGGCGCAGGAACGCCACGACGATGTCATCGATCTCGATTTTCTCGAGCGGGGTCTTATATCCTTTTCCGCGGAGCGGGTCTTCGTTTTTCTTGGCGACGAGCTCGCGAATCGTCGAGACGCCGTCCCCGTTCACGTTCGCCGGGACACGGTGGAGAATGCCTGCGACTTCATCGCCGATGACGAGGAAACGATACTCTTTTCCGGGCAAGAACGTCTCGAGTAAGACGACGTCGTCGAACGTTTTGGCATGATAGAACGACTCGAGCGCCTCGTCGAGCGTCGTGCCGTCTTTGAAAATGTGGATGCCAATCCCGAAGTTCGTCGATTTCGGTTTTAAGACGATGGGGCGTCCCGCGAAAGTGGTCCACACCGAGCGCAAGTCGTCCTC
Encoded here:
- the mtnK gene encoding S-methyl-5-thioribose kinase — encoded protein: MTYQPFTEQTVVEHVRELGLIEAGGIAQCEEIGDGNLNLVFRIRQGETSLIVKQALPYAKVVGESWPLTLDRAWIEQLALREFAEVVPRFVPRVIGSDRALAYTILEDLSEYDIVRTGYLEGKTYPELARHVGEFLGETLFVTSDYAAGPIEKKRKEREYYNPELCDITEKLIFTDPYKDAESNNIEAELRPDVERLWQDKALKVEVAKLKVGFVTKHDALLHGDLHTGSIFATSQETKIIDPEFAFYGPFGFDVGQIIAHLTLATFHDPLKRFERFTDVLTVWETFEKTFRHNFTSAVEPFNTEGYVDDLLETIFSDTIGYAGCELIRRAIGLAGVADLETLPEAARLERKRDALALGATLIKERHTVDSIDDLVALLSGVRV
- the mtnA gene encoding S-methyl-5-thioribose-1-phosphate isomerase; protein product: MTVQNIRFDASTHELVLLDQTLLPHEARYVTIETLEEAERAIETLQVRGAPAIAYFGAFVLAKEAGRLVDDPDFTRRLEIVGRRLIATRPTAVNLQNVIESLLELNVGDDFEQIAGEIERRAVALYDRDVDTYRSIGEHALTVLPAGGNILTICNAGAIATSRYGTALAPFYVGKEQGVTFNVFACETRPLLQGARLTVWELDQADIDVTLITDNMAAWTIQAKGVDAIIVGADRITRTGHVANKIGTLQLAVLAKHYGIPFYVAAPHSTFDLTADDAIEIEERDAKEVTHIGGQPTAPVGITVFNPAFDVTPPELITGLITEAGVFEANETAITHHVGGTVHV
- a CDS encoding sugar ABC transporter substrate-binding protein, translating into MSKKLLILLFTFVLALVGCTNEQAATPKPAEKTPETKPVSTSNGTLPKDIDVALIMQMSIGTFSSQYINGVTEQVESFGGNVKVYNADNDLSKMASYVDTVTTQGVDVILIDHGRADALKEPVQRALDKGIKVVAFDNDLTNEGVTVIDQDDYSLAWRSLKALAEDLDGEGKIVTIWVGGFTPMERRHTIYDAFLKRYPGIEEVAKFGSATNNTALDTQSQMEAILKKYPEGEIDAVFAMWDEFAKGASRAIKQAGRDEIAVYGIDLSDEDLQLMQEDGSPWKVTAATDPAEIGRIQVRYAYQKLAGEETPSIHSVDPYLVDRDVLPDEKVTMDDLGQYVPNWGASDAAWSDWMK
- a CDS encoding sugar ABC transporter ATP-binding protein — its product is MIRLERVTKQYGDVTVLDDVTFGLRRGEIHGLLGLNGAGKSTLIKLLNGTTTPTSGSVSIDDEAVVFTPAEAIRRGVITVSQEVDDALYLDLPVYENVVPWQTVERIKPRDLKQRATAYLKRVGLTIDVTKPSGHYPLSVKQRILIARALASEATYLLLDEPTAALSTDDAAALLTLLQSLADEGVGILLITHRSEELSRVTTTTTFLRDGRLVYEGPFQPLSTEDVHALLSGTELGDDLEKATPTNEVQLKATLTLPTFGTELSFTAYKGEVVGIGGVTGSGKTELIEALFGLSDVKQHIEHGGKVTTVQTPRQAVRAGFALVPEERRKQGLFLDDSIERNALVVEGETSVLQRVLSSLRVKYADVRQPVRELSGGNQQKVVLSKWLFQDRDVYLLDEPTKGVDVTAKRDIYELVTQLAKKGKTVIFTSSEAHELELVANRTLWLDRGRWQQKGGASYGPTRTQT
- a CDS encoding ABC transporter permease: MAQLVLKPKARRFTGIGQYGTLFAILALIAVFGVTNDQFLTYANFSDIIKSVSIVSLLALGVTFSLIVGGFDLSVGSTASLATVGAASSLVLHSQELLVALLVPIVLGVLVGLLNALVTIKFRLPDLLATLAIMYVINGVQLTYTKGFSIYDNMPIEGGTASGRFIPSFLFIGQGSIGPVPFVAILMVIFFAGAHLFLTYSKTGREFYYVGSNVEAARRSGIAVNRIKLYAYVLSGLFAAIGGIILASRIGTGQVSAGAPLLMDAVAAAYIGYAVFGTGRPNVVGTLIGAVLIGILLNGLTMWDVPYYAQDIVKGTILIAALGLSYIQKKQLT
- a CDS encoding GNAT family N-acetyltransferase → MTHQFAVLTQQQAEMIAFTWHYEGVYVFYDIEADEDDLVEFLDAEQRGESVFAITSDTDLIGFVSVARTEAETVDIGLGMRPDLTGNGGGRAFLSSILDFIEATYAPRRITLAVAAFNERAIRLYEACGFKQTGSFQQPTNGSVYDFIRMERQKSPQN
- a CDS encoding VOC family protein encodes the protein MGIKLDMVGIVVEDMKRALDFYRLLGLAIPEAMDGEAHVEVDDGGVRLAFDTVEVAESVYGEWKQATGHRVELAFLCDSRDELDARYEAIVGHGYASHREPWDAFWGQRYAIVIDPDGNLISLFAA
- a CDS encoding winged helix-turn-helix transcriptional regulator, translated to MTTPFPVNKALDIIGGKWRPQVYCTLENGPRRFSDIQRAIPDVSRKVLTDQLRELEQLGMVRRIDYSTEKQLHVEYSLTEEALSLQPAMKALCSWGETRDE
- a CDS encoding lactoylglutathione lyase family protein; this translates as MTYPRTFSHIGLSVPSVAEAVTFYEDVMGWYTIMQPSDVVEDDSPIGVMCTDVFGPGWGSFKIAHMSTGDKIGIELFEFPNNEKPEDNFEFWKTGIFHYCVQDPDIEGLVEKIVAHGGKQRMPIREYYPGDKPYRMVYCEDPFGNLVEIYSHSYELTYSEGAY
- a CDS encoding zinc-binding dehydrogenase; this encodes MKAWLLDQPGLEHLHLGETERPTPGAGELLIKVEAVALNPVDYKVGTNGNPNWSYPHILGVDLVGEVVEVGSSLANIITGSRVAVHTSLGNNGGFAEYAVVDARACAVVPPDVSDEAAAAILCAGMTAYEAVMQKLNTRDKETILVHAGAGGVGGYAIQLAKKLGLKVFTTASPDNFDWVKALGADVAIDYNTEDVTERIMEETDGRGVDLILNTVGRDVATADLDRLAFSGQLAYIAGPPDTSNVKGFTLSPSIHEVALGAAHASEDERAIRNLAYMAEELMKLLEAGELNALVTDVLPFDRLKDGLEQLQTRKVRGKLIVRVRD
- a CDS encoding threonine aldolase family protein; protein product: MDLRTSYQQTSHQLSGHGRRNVGVLQQAFADVDPNQASDHYGTGEAIERFEQKLAQELGTEDAIFFPSGTMAQQIALRIWADETENRRVAYHPLCHLEIHEQDGLKELHHLEPILIGESDRLMMFEEVQALPDVACLLIELPQRELGGYLPTFTELEAISRHCRERGIRLHLDGARLFETLPYYEKTAEEVCALFDSVYVSFYKGIGGIAGAILAGPKSFCTEARVWKRRYGGDLIGLYPYIIPADYYYELRKDRMGTYYEQAKAFARRFNALDGVWTTPDVPVTNMFHLHFEGEYEAVAAWIQSVHIETGVGITGYLVPHDGYCSTEISVGDAVGEIHEAQLVRLFESLDREI
- a CDS encoding SRPBCC family protein, whose protein sequence is MGAVKSHVEGNTLVVERSFRAPHELVFEAFSSPTHLESWWGPAGWKTEVRTFEFEPGGTWHYKMTCVDKEQGDYYGMDSWGKSTFLEIKPHRKIVYTDAFSDADGHVNPDFPVMTITNEFLDIPGGTLLVSRSEFTDAESLEKVIEMGAVEGFASQLDRLDTIVSR